The Pseudomonas cavernicola DNA segment ATCGAACAGGCAGCGCACCTGCACGCCGCGCTCGGCTGCCGCGCAGAGCACCTGCACCAGCGCCTCGACACAGGCACCCGCCTCGACCAGATACAGCTCCAGCTCGACCTGCCGCTCGGCCCGCGCAATAACCTCAAACATGCGCGGAAAGAACGCCGGGCCGTCGATCAATAAGTCGAAGCGATTAGCACTGCGCCACGGGAAGACCGCGCCGGGCATCAGGTGGCCTTCCCGCGCAGTAAGGCGGCGCGTTGCGGCAATAGTCGTTGCTCATTTGCACTGGCCAAACATTTCTCCCTACTCCCTGGCCTACACCCTCTACAGAACCTAGCGCACCGTGAAGATCAACACCGCGCCAACCGGTACCGACAGGCTGATGGCAGATAAACCCGCCACCTGACGTAGCGACTCGAGGCCCGCTGCCAGACCGAAGTCCTCGGCCTGCAGCACCAGCGGCGCCAGGGTCACCACTTGAAAGCGCTGATCATCCAGGCGCGTGGCCAGCAATTCGGCATCGTAACTGTGTTCCTGGCCATGCAGTTTGACCGTCAGCGGCAGGCGCAGCTCCAACTGGGCTCCGGGCGCCAGGTCGGTGATCGGGCGCAGATCGAGCTGCGCAGTCACCTCTGCTTCGGCAAAAGCCGCGGTATCGAAAAGCAGCGTACGCAAACGCTCATCGCGCAGGGGAACGCCTGTGCTGACCGAGTCCAGCTCGACGCGCAACTGCGCCAGGCCAGCGTTATTGATCTTGCCGTGCAGCGTGAGGAAGCGATGAACTTCGGAGAAGTTGCCGATTTTAGTCGAGATAAACGACAGGCGCGAAGACTCATTGTCCAGATACCAGCCGGCCTGTACCGGCAAGGTAGCGCAGGCCGCGAGTAGGAAGGCAAACAGTTTGGGCATCAGAACTCTCGGGCAGCAGACTCAGGCGGCACGATAACCGCCCGAGTCGACCTTGCAAACCCGAGGATTGCGCAAAACCGTTGGCGCTGAGCCAGAGGCGATGCCCAACAACCGGCCTGCAAGGCCGGGCTTCTAAATATTGAGACCGAGCATTGGCAGTCGCGGGGCGACTCCTTGTTGGGCATCGCTGCGCTCAGCACCAACCTACGCGCCAACCAACACCGAGCCGTTTGCAAACGGCCTATCAGGACTCCGGCAGCGCTGCCGCTGCTGGCAGCAACTGGCAACCCTGCCGCGGACCGAGCCAGGCTGCCGTTTGGCTGCTACCGAGGCCCCGCGCGGTGACCCGCTTGTTGGCCACGTCATCGAAGAAGCCACTGGTGGGTACGTACTGTTTGACGTAGCCCAGACAGTAATCAGCCGGGTTATCCATCACATAACGGCAGGAGCAGTACTCCTTGGCCGAATAAGCTCCAATGATGCCGGGGAACGCCGCGAGGTGAACGCGGTTCTGCCAGCCGAGCAAGGCCAGCGCAACCAAGATCAGCAGTAACAGGCTGGTGAACGGACGACGTTTGATAAAGGCGCTCATTGGTTGGCCTCCGCAGCGAAAGCCGCCTTCGCGAGTTTCAGCAACTGATTGTGCTGGTAGCTTTTGTCGCGGTCATCGCCATAACGGACGATCACCAGCTTCTCGCTCGGCACCACATACAGCGCCTGTCCCCAGTGGCCAAGAGCGGCGAAGGCATCCTCCGGCACATCGGGCCATGGCTTGGCAGCACCGGCCACTGCAGCGTTCAACCACCACTGACCACCCGGCACCGCCTCACCGGATGTCTCGGCAGACGGCTGGTAATTGGCGAACGGCGTGCGATTGAACGCAATCCAGGCCTTCGGTAATAGCTGGCGCTCGCCCCAGCGCCCGTCGCGCTGCATCAACAAGCCGACCCGGGCCAAATCGCGGGCGGTCATGTAAGCGTAGGAAGACGCGACGAAGGTGCCGCTGGCATCGGTTTCCCATACGGCACTGGTGATTCCAAGCGGATCGAACAGCGCGGTCCACGGGTAATCCTTATACGCCGGCTCGCCGACCATGCCCTTCAAGGCTGCCGAAAGCAGGTTGCTGTCGCCACTGGAATAGCGAAAGCGAGTGCCGGGCGCGACTTCCTGGTCGATGCTCGTCGCATACGCTGCCATATCGGCGCGACCACGGGTGTAGAGCATCGCCACCACGGTGGATTTCAGTGGCGCATATTCGTAATCCTCCTGCCAGGCCAGACCGGAGGCCCAGTTCAGCAGAT contains these protein-coding regions:
- a CDS encoding YceI family protein; this encodes MPKLFAFLLAACATLPVQAGWYLDNESSRLSFISTKIGNFSEVHRFLTLHGKINNAGLAQLRVELDSVSTGVPLRDERLRTLLFDTAAFAEAEVTAQLDLRPITDLAPGAQLELRLPLTVKLHGQEHSYDAELLATRLDDQRFQVVTLAPLVLQAEDFGLAAGLESLRQVAGLSAISLSVPVGAVLIFTVR
- a CDS encoding amidase, translated to MSAFIKRRPFTSLLLLILVALALLGWQNRVHLAAFPGIIGAYSAKEYCSCRYVMDNPADYCLGYVKQYVPTSGFFDDVANKRVTARGLGSSQTAAWLGPRQGCQLLPAAAALPES
- a CDS encoding serine hydrolase domain-containing protein, whose protein sequence is MPAHLFRRLCLATCLSATASLVNAETWPAADWVAAAAAPSSAIEALEAYAFPARDDATRKGIRTDALLVIRDGEIVYERYAGPTKAETPHLTWSVSKSLMAATLGTAYGNGRFKLDDPVAKFYPPFAEHPDVKLGHLLNWASGLAWQEDYEYAPLKSTVVAMLYTRGRADMAAYATSIDQEVAPGTRFRYSSGDSNLLSAALKGMVGEPAYKDYPWTALFDPLGITSAVWETDASGTFVASSYAYMTARDLARVGLLMQRDGRWGERQLLPKAWIAFNRTPFANYQPSAETSGEAVPGGQWWLNAAVAGAAKPWPDVPEDAFAALGHWGQALYVVPSEKLVIVRYGDDRDKSYQHNQLLKLAKAAFAAEANQ